From Candidatus Caccoplasma merdavium:
TTGGCCGTTCTCTCCAAAAGGTCTATGTCGGAGAACTTTCATATGGCTTTTTTTTGATTGAAAAGCGCTGCAAAGGTACGCTATTTTTTTATAGTACCCCAAACTATACTTGAAAAACTTTTAGAATATCAATCGGTTTTCGACGGTAAAAAAGCTCCGCTCTCAACGGGAGCGGAGCCAAAGTAAGGGGATATGTCTTAAATGATATATTGCGAACTGATGGACTCATTTTCGTAGACGCGACGTATCGTGTCGGCAAACATGTCGGCGATGCTGATGATGTGCACTTTGGGGCAATCCTTGTAATAAGGAATGCTGTCGGTGAATATCATCTCGGTCATTTTCGACTCGGTCACGCGCGAAGAGGCGGGGTCGGACATCACGGCGTGGCTGGCAATGGCCCGTACCGAGAGAGCGCCCTTGCTGATCATCAGGTCGGCGGCTTTGGTGATGGTGCCGGCCGTGTCGACCATGTCGTCGACGAGAATCACGTTTTTGTCTTTTACGTCACCGATGACCGTCATGCTCTCGACTTCATTGGCTTTGGCGCGCGATTTGTGGCACAATACCAGAGGCACACCGAAGTATTTGGCATAGGAGTTGGCGCGTTTCGAACCGCCTACGTCGGGCGAAGCAATGACCATGTCTTTGAGTTTGAGGGATTTGATGTATTCTCCAAAAACGGTTGAGGCATAGAGGTGGTCTACCGGGACGTTGAAGAATCCTTGGATTTGGTCGGCGTGCAGGTCCATCGTGATGAGGCGGTCGATACCGGCGACGCTCAGCAGGTCGGCGATGAGTTTGGCGGCGATGGATACACGCGGTTTGTCCTTACGGTCTTGGCGGGCCCAGCCGAAATAGGGAGTCACGGCGATAATCGACTCGGCCGATGCCCGTTTGGCGGCATCGATCATGAGGAGCAACTCCATCAGATTGTCGGAGTTGGGATAGGTCGACTGGATCAGGAATACTTGGCAGCCGCGAATCGACTCTTCGAAGGATACCGAAAATTCACCGTCAGCGAAGTGCTGAATGTTCATTTTTCCCAATTCGCAACCCAATGAGTTACAGATTTTTTCGGCCAGATAACGGGTGTTGGTTCCGGCGAAAACCTTGAATGGCGGTCTCTGGATCATTTTAATTCTTTCTTTGGAAAGGTTTTTGATATTCTGTTGCAAAGGTAGAAAGAATATCGTTATTATGTGTTTGTTGTGTCGCTTTTTTTCGAGCGCGCAGGGGCGGTTCTTATTTTACATTTCCACACGACGGCGCCATAGGCCTCCATGGTGGCTTCGAAGCGGTTGTCGGGGGAAATGTTTTTTACCTGTTTTTCTCCGCTGAGCAGCTCTTCGCATTCGTAGTTGTCGGGCTTTATGAGCCAGCAGTCGAAGGCGTGTTGTGGAATGCACACCCTGATGTTGGCCGGCCAGGCGTTGAAGTTGGCGGCAATCACCAGCAATTCGTTCTTGTGTTTCCGCATGAAGACATAATTGTGCTTGGCGTCGAATTGTTCGTTGTCGAAATTGACATACATCAGGTCGAAGAACTCTCCTTCGCGCAGGGCGGCTTCTTTGTTGCACAATGTGAGCACCTGTTGGTACATGGTTCTCAACCGCTTTTGGTCGGGAGTGAGGCGCTCTTCATTGCAACGGCCCTTGTTGTACCAGCTGCGCACCGAAGGCACGCTCCAATAGTCAAAAATCGTTGTGCGCCCGTCTTGCCCGCTGAATCCTTCGGCGTCGGTGGCCGTTTCGCCCAGTTCTTGTCCGAAATAGAGGAGGAACGGGTTCCGGTTCATCATCGCCGAAACGATAAGGGCCGGATAGGCTTTGAAGGGGTCGCCGGCATTTTGGGGGGAGGCTACTCGTTGTTCGTCGTGGTTTTCGAGGAAGTTCACCATGTCGGTGTTGATGCCTTCGAGCGATTGCCAGCAGTGGCTGATTTGCAAGGTCGAGGCATGTCCGCTCACGATGTTGCGCAGGAGGTCATAGAGCCCCACTTTGTCGTAGAGGTAGTCGAAGTGGCCGTTGTGCAGGTAGTTGCGGTATTCACAGGGGTTATATACCTCGGCGATGAAGATAAGGTGCGGGTAGACTTGTTTGATTTGAGGTATCACCCAACCCCAGAACTCCACCGGGACCATCTCGGCCATGTCGCAGCGGAAACCGTCGATGTTTTTCCCGGCCCAGAAGAAAAGTATGTCGCGCATCTTTCCCCAAGTGTCGGGTATGGGGTCGAAGTTGCGCCGCATGCAGTTGAGGTAGTCGACACCGTAGTTGAGTTTCACGGTCTCATACCAGTCATTTTGTCCCGGGGAAGGAGAGAAACAATCGTTGCCGGTTGCCTTGGCGGGATATTCGTGGTAACGGGTTTCGCCTTCGCCTATGGAAAAATGGGGTGCGAATTCCCGGTTGGGGATATAGTAGAAGTTGTTGCGGGGGGCGAAAGCCTGGTCCTTGTTGTCGTCGGCCCCTAAATCTCTGACTCCGTCGGGCTTGGCATCGGAGTGGTAAACCCGGGCCACATGGTTGGGAACGAAGTCGATGATGGCTTTCAGCTTGTTTTGGTGGGTACGTTCGATGAGGGCTTCAAACTCCTGCATGCGGGCAGGAACATTCACGGCAAGGTCGGGGTCGATGTCGTAATAGTCTTTGATGGCATAAGGTGAACCGGCTTTTCCTTTTACCACATGCGGATTGTCGGGGGTGATGCCGTA
This genomic window contains:
- a CDS encoding alpha-amylase — protein: MKQEKIIIYQLLPRLFSNTQERCIPNGSLKENGVGKLNDITPKVLREIARLGCTHIWYTGVIEHATQTDYSAYGITPDNPHVVKGKAGSPYAIKDYYDIDPDLAVNVPARMQEFEALIERTHQNKLKAIIDFVPNHVARVYHSDAKPDGVRDLGADDNKDQAFAPRNNFYYIPNREFAPHFSIGEGETRYHEYPAKATGNDCFSPSPGQNDWYETVKLNYGVDYLNCMRRNFDPIPDTWGKMRDILFFWAGKNIDGFRCDMAEMVPVEFWGWVIPQIKQVYPHLIFIAEVYNPCEYRNYLHNGHFDYLYDKVGLYDLLRNIVSGHASTLQISHCWQSLEGINTDMVNFLENHDEQRVASPQNAGDPFKAYPALIVSAMMNRNPFLLYFGQELGETATDAEGFSGQDGRTTIFDYWSVPSVRSWYNKGRCNEERLTPDQKRLRTMYQQVLTLCNKEAALREGEFFDLMYVNFDNEQFDAKHNYVFMRKHKNELLVIAANFNAWPANIRVCIPQHAFDCWLIKPDNYECEELLSGEKQVKNISPDNRFEATMEAYGAVVWKCKIRTAPARSKKSDTTNT
- a CDS encoding ribose-phosphate pyrophosphokinase — encoded protein: MIQRPPFKVFAGTNTRYLAEKICNSLGCELGKMNIQHFADGEFSVSFEESIRGCQVFLIQSTYPNSDNLMELLLMIDAAKRASAESIIAVTPYFGWARQDRKDKPRVSIAAKLIADLLSVAGIDRLITMDLHADQIQGFFNVPVDHLYASTVFGEYIKSLKLKDMVIASPDVGGSKRANSYAKYFGVPLVLCHKSRAKANEVESMTVIGDVKDKNVILVDDMVDTAGTITKAADLMISKGALSVRAIASHAVMSDPASSRVTESKMTEMIFTDSIPYYKDCPKVHIISIADMFADTIRRVYENESISSQYII